Genomic segment of Pochonia chlamydosporia 170 chromosome 1, whole genome shotgun sequence:
AGTCTCTTTTTGTTCTAGCGACAACCGCATTATATTAGACGTCAGTGTTCCGCGGGTCTAATTGGCATTTTGTTCTAGCATATGCTTCAAGGGCCAAATACACAAAGATAACACTATTCGACGTACATACTACTTTTCACGCGACATTAGAAAAGAATCCAAAGCGTATAAATAGATTCATGTTCGCTTTCCTAAAGTGAGACTTGTCTTGGGCAGCTATACTCACCGAGTTACAACCCCAACTCGTCCctgcaaagaaggaaagcCAATACACGATGTCTGACACGTTGAAGATCGCACTCATCCAGCTGTATACAGATGTTAGTATTCTCTCTTGTCTTATAAACGATATACTCGTCGGCAGTCGCTATCCGCGTTCCGCATTTCCAATCGCTTCCTAAGACTGAAAGCGACTTGGGCCTTTGATTTGATTGCGCTCCCACTTCTACCCTATTATGCTTTATTTATTTCCTTTACGCGTTGTCTCTATAGGCGATGTTATCACAATAACTAATAAGCTCTTATAGCCGACAGATATATCTGGCAACTTCGCTCGCGCAGTTGACTACACCTAGTTTCCCCTGATTATATGCTATGCTATTACTACTTATAAGTTCTAAAGTATTACTACTAAAGATATAATTATTATAGACCTTTCCTGCTAGGACTTCTAGACTAGTCTTAACTATATAGCTATCTCTTATATTAAAATGCTTATAGGCCTAATGCTAGATGTACTATTTAATTGTAATTACTTATTTTATAAATCTACCCCCAGTAGTATAAAGATAAAGCTATAGGACTAAGAGTTTAGGAAATAGCAGGTTCTTACACAAAATCCCTATAAGATAGACTGTAGTTCTGTATAGTTCTATGTGATTTAGCTCTGCTTATAGCAAGAAGATATACTCTAATATAGGCTCCAGTAATTAGATAATATAATTACTCTATTAATTGCTTGGCCTCTAGACTCTTAGCCTTTGGCTAATACTACCCCTTATACCGCCAGTCTAAACGCAAGAGGTGACGTAGTATTTTAGTTGTTTGACAGTATCTTGTATCCGTGAAGAGGGATAACAGATGTGTACGGCATGCCTCTCCCCTGGGGTAATATCAACGCGATTAAAGTGTGGCCAGGAAATATACGCCCGTGAAGTATATATTATGGTTAGACGTCAACCGAATCCGAGGCTCACCCGTTGTAGCTAGCGCCCGCACGCCACAACGGTTTGCAATAACGATGGGACAATAGATACCCTTATTGTCATAATAAGATCCAAGTTCATATGTTGATCGATGAACTCGCACGAATTATCTGTGGCTTCGCATCGGCCCAATTCTAGCAAGTAGAAACCCAGTGTTTACGCCAAGATATCAAACAATGTTAGGAAGTGAGCAAAACAACATACAACTAGCTGCGTAGATCAACCATCAGCTAGAGCGTGCAAATTACCCACCTGCAAATCAAACGTCCGCCACAGTCTCATGACGCTGTTTAGTGTGAAGCCACTTTTTATTCCCCCACGAACTTCTGATTGGGCTCTGGCAATGATCTCATAGCATTAATATGTTTGTGCTGCATGGCTCCCAACGAGCCGTTGGCCGTTCAACACCATAAATTTGAGCATGACGGGTTTGGTTGCGAATGTCCTTGCGGCTATCATCGTCCCGGTGCCTTTTGCCACATTGGCACTGGCTTTGAGACTCAAGGCAAGACGAATGacgaggatggggatgggcTACGATGACGTCTTTGCAATTATCGCTTGGGTATGCTCCAGCTGACGCCCAAATGAGATGACATTGTACTTATAACATGACTAGGTATTTGCCATTGGGTACACAGTTGATCTTATTGTGTGTAAGTATTCAGGGTGCCCGTTTATTATATATTTCCTGTAGTGATACTGATCTTGACAGGGATATCGTCTTTCAAGCTGGGTCAACGGCTAGCACCCTACACTGACAAACAAGTCGAATACTACATGGAAAAATCCTACCTGGTTCTCTGGGTTAGCGAACTTTTGTACGCCTGGTCAATCTTTTTCGCGAAATTAGCCGTCCTCTACTTTTATCGCCGGGTGTTCCGATACTCTTCCATCCGTATTCCCATCATTATTCTGATGGTGTCGTGTGGGATCTGGGTCGTGATACGCACCTTTTTCACAATCTTTCACTGCATCCCCGTGCGGGCATACTGGGACCAGTCCATCAAGAATGCCAAGTGCCTTGTTAATGTCGGTGCCTTTTATCTCGGCACAGACATTACGCATTGTGTGATGGATTTTCTGATTTTAGCACTCCCGATCTACGAGGTGATTAGGATGAAGCTGCCCTTTGGCCAAAAGATCGCCGTCGTCGGTCTCTTCGCAACCGGCTCCCTGTAAGTCATTTCTGACTTCTCAATCCTCATTGCTGCAAAGTGTTTACTTTGACCCGTAGTGTTGGAATCGCCTCGGTTTTCCAAATTATTCACAGCCAGCAATACAACCCAGCAGATCAGGAGCTTCCATATGAGCTAGCCCTTTCGATGGCTTGGGGGAATGTTGAACTCCATTTAGCTGTTTTTATTGGTAAGCAGTCCGCACGCCCGAAACACGAATTACGCAGTCTACCAACCATAATCAAGGCTCTCTTGCTCTGTTACGACCAATTTTTCGCAAGTATGTTCCCGGTCTGTCTACTGGAGCCAGTGATCCTCCCAGTCATCCAAACTCCAGAGGCGCTCGCTGGCCAGTTTGGGCGCGAGAGACAAGTATAGGGAGAACCGACGAGGCCGCTGGGGAGGGTGCTGTCAACACATCACAGACCAAATGGAAAAGGTTTAGCTTGAGACATGGGTTTGCTCGTCATGAAGAACATGGTATCGGCGGTTCACAAGTAACACAGAGCGTCGATTCAAGACGAAGCGATGATCAATAGCGGCTTAAACTCTGAGGCAGAGGCTTACATGCTAAATAGCATTCTTAATTGATACCCTCAGCCTCTACATTCTTAAAATTCAAAGTCTATGTACCGATCTGAAGCCCGTACAGTAGCCTTAGTGTGAAAAATATCATTCAAAGGCCATACCACTCCTACACCGTGCACATTGACGGCCCCATGGGAAGGGAAGGCAAGGAAAGGAAATGGAAGTCAAGCTAGAATTTCTCCATGAAATTCTTCCTCACCGTCCACAGCCTGGCTCGCTTGCCGAATATAAATAAGGGTATCGTAGTGAGCTGCAAGATGAGCTGAATAATCCCAAGCCACATGAATACTTTTCGTGGGCCGTCTTTAACCATCCAACTGGACACAAACAAGCTGAATACCAGGCCATGGAAAATATTCTTGGAGAAATTCAGCGTTACGAGGGCCTCGCCAGCATACTGTCGGTAACTGTCCACGCAGAACGTAATGGATGTTGTCGAGCCTAGTGAGCAGCCAAAAGACAGGACTCCAAAGAACACTGTAGGGACAATCCAATGATCTTTTTGCTCTGCAGACCACCCGAAGCCCATCAATCCCATGCATGTTGCAAGAGCAATTGGAATGGCCATGACGAGTCGAAACTCTGGTTCGTATAATCCTCCATTGCGTGACGACATTGCCCGAACGACGATGTCGCTAACTTTGCCCGCTACAGCTGTGCCTAGAATACCTCCAACAAAAGGCGCAATATATACCAGGCCGGTCTGTAAAGGGGTGAAATTGTAGGATGTAGGGTCTCGATAGATAATTGCCATGATCTCGGAAATCACCATGAGCCAACCGATCGAACAGGCATAGACAGCGGCAGACCACAACACGGCTGGATAGGCAAAAAGAATGAAAGGTCGCACCATGACTTTGAGCCATTTGTCATTGTTGAGGCGGCCGTGATATGGTCTTAGTTGTTGTCTGAAGGGTATTGCAGGGCGTTGCCGTAGCTCATGAGTGTATGCCTTGGTCACTGGGGCTAACACTGGTAAGGGTTCAGCTCGTTCCGGGTCTATATTTGAGGTTTCGTTGACATCTTGAGCCTTTTCAATCGATTTATTTTGGTTTGACGTTTGAAGCTGGTCCCTGTCTTCAGTTGGGATGACGTTGGTCGGTTGCATGTTTTCCGAGATTGGGGGAGCCAGACTATCCCCCAGTTGACCAGGAGGCACCCCAGGTTGTTGTGAGCTGCTATTCAGTACTTGCGGGCTATCTGCACCTTGTGTATCTTCTTCCTTGTTAGGAAGTTTGGGCAGATTTGCGACTGGCACCGGTCGCTGAGATGATACGCTCCTTCTAGATGACAGGCGACGAAGAAAGCTCGGTCGCTTCGTAGGACTTCTAGTTGGCGTCCGATCCCAAAAGGTCTCAGGCACGAAGAGGAACAGCAAAATAAAGCTGAAGCAGGTCACAATTGCCACAATACTACTCATGTTAGCCCCGGAATATACCGACAGTAGCGAACAGGTGACAGGCATATTGTTGTTAGTTGGTACTCACAAAAACACCCAGCGCCACCCAAACCTCCCAATAATAGCCGCGCTTATCAAAGGTATCAAATTCTTTCCACCTAAAAGTAACAAGGTATATATTCCAATACGGTACGCTCTTTCATGCAGGAAGAAAATCTCGGCAATTGTCGCAGACGGAAGGCATTCTACCGGACTCAACGACATTCCTTGAACGATGCGGGCTGCTAGGAGAGAGGGGAAGCTGGGCGATAAGCCTGCCCAAATGCAGGTGAGGATAAATATTATGGCGCTTGCAAGATAAATTGGTCGTTTTCCAAAAAGAATCGCTGTGGGAGATGCCAGGACAGCTCCAATACCAAGGCCCATCATGTAGAGGCCAACAACTAAGGAAACAGTTTCCACGTTCACGGCATAGTCGTGAGCAATATTTGTAAAtccagcagccatgatggaCCCAATTCCACCGCCAATCATGCAGTAGAACCCCAGGGATAAGAGAGCAGAATCACGCTTCCAGCCCGGCCAGTTGAGAGGATCGTTTGCAGACTCATCCGGCTGGGGATCAAGGATGATGGTGCCATCTTcggtctttttcttttccggCTGTGTCTGACGTCGGATGGATTGTCTATCAGAATCGACTGGAAATCCCGTCGGGATGGATGAATGAGATGTTCTAGCGTGGATGTTGCGTAGACCGAGAGGCTCATTACGGTCTGCTGCCAGTAAAAGCACCGAACCTGAAGCGGTCACAATTAGCAATGGCACGTCTCGCCAAGCCGAATTTCTAATCCCAGTCGTCTCGGGAGAGTATCATACCTGGAACTTCTATAGTTGACTTATCATTGAGAACGCCGAAGCTCCATTTTGAGTGTGGATATGCTTGCTTCTCTGGTGGGTTATTAGTGCTTGCAGCGGACTCATAAGTGACTTGACGACCAGGAGGAGTCATTTCTCGTAATTTTCCTTTGCGGTAAGTAAATCTCTCCAGCCCAAGATCATAGCCCAGTATTATGGCCAATAGAAAGTTTTGACCTCAAATGAGGGAGGCAAACCACGCTTACCGCGCACACACAGCGGATcgtgaagaagaaaaggagcaatGATGAAGGGGCAGAGCACTCATACGCAGCAAAATATTTACACTATATAATTTACATAGTTCTTTTATGAAAAGTTGACTGCGCACACGGAGAAACAGTCCCAGCACTACTTCGTCGCCTGCAATGCTGGGACACTCACCACGCGCCTTGTCTCACGAGGAAAGGCCACCATCCACAATGTCACAGGGCAATGCGCATGGTGTGATGCACCATCGTGTTACACCGCACAGAGCTGCACATCTCGAGCCTCGAATAGTATCAAAGGACATCTAGAGTATTTCGATTCGGGCCTagatcatcatcaatctcggACAAGTTGTTAAACATGGGACCAACTGTACAAACTTAATCTACATTTACAAGGCCTCTGATGTGCGTAGCGCCCATATCCCTGTCGAGATACCCTGGCTTGGGATGCACAATGAcgacggtggtggtgatgtgacCTGTGCGAAGGGGGCATTATCAGATGTTGATCCTGTAGTATTTTTTAATACCGCCCGACGCGGGAAGCCAGCCGACCTCTTTTTTTGTATTTACCAAGGGTTTACTCGCTGCCTGAGTATTTGTATGGTCATCTGATGGCATGGGGGCCAGTGCAATCTAACCGTGGGGCAGATGAATGCTGATGAAAGCTACTCCATGATGGTCCTTGTAGCCCAGAGACACCAGCCGATATTTGCGGCCCAGAGGTTTCAGCGTCTGATATGAGGCAATGTCAACGGAGTATACCGAGGAAGGGCTAACTCCTACTTAAAAGGATCTTACTGACGGTTGAATTTGCGTAGAGCCAACAAGACCTTTACGTATTATCACAGAATTGCCCCTCACTCTTTGCCTGTGCCACGCTGGGAATTCAGCCATGATCTTACAGCTCTGGTTCCCTTGCTTGCTTGACTGGAAGAGACAACTAGCGCTAGATACCGCAGCCTTCctcaacaaggacaagtgGGAATCATAGAAAATATGTCCATTCCACTTGTACCGTCTTTTAGAGTAAAAGTATGACAAGAGTTGGGAAGTCCACCTCATTTGTGCTTAGATATTAGCCTCCGAAGCTCGTGAAAGTGGCCGATGCTGAGCATCCATacagaaacattgaaggtgtCTGGTCGCACGGGTCAACGTGCGTTTATCTCCGCTCCCGTGGGGTTGTTGACACAAGAAGAGTGGCGAGCGTCGGTGACTTGTGCTTAGAGGCCGGGGTTAAAATCATACTGACGTATACTGTAGGAGCATTTTGGGATGTGGTGCTTCTTGTGTCTGATGACCAAGTTCAAGAGTCACCCGGTTGCATTACTCAAAGACAtgcagacttgacttcacaCTTTCGCCCAGTTGAGGGTTTCAgaacccaccagacaccctCACCCAACTTTGCACCGTCTACTGCAACTTAAGGAATGCTAAAATTGTGGTAATCCCATTCATTTCAAAAAATAAGAATACCTTTACTTCTATTCTCTTATTAGAGACGAAATAAGTCAATATTTACTGCAGGCATGGTGAGTTCTAAACGTCCCTAAGGGGCCTCAAGGAGACGGAGTCACAGATGCAGGTCCAGGTTACATGTACTTTTACTCACGGCATACGGCGCAACATAGAGTCAATAGCTTGGCCCTACAGAGTATAATGAATTTGATCCGTCGGTGCATAGCGTAGTGCTTGTCAAAAAGTGGTCTGCAATATTTTGTCGCAGAACATCCCAGGTTTAAATTGTTTGGTTAGCATTGGCGCCGGACACGCACGTACGACCAGTTGCGGTCGAccatgtcatgtcaactggtctcttCTCAGCAACGTTCAAGGGCACATATATGCTATTTTGGACCCTTTGGCATCCTAACTTGTCTCATATCAAATGTTAGATCATCAATGCTCTACATGTAAGACTATGTGAGGTTAAATTGTGATTCCCATCGCATAGAAGCCAGCATTGAAAGGTTCTGCTTTTAGTGTGCCAAGCCGTGAGCAACTATGAATCATAATGAAAAACAAACTAAACCCCCCACAGCTGGCTCTAACTTTAGTCCATACTCCATAAAAAAGtgtgtggtgttgtcaagtggttgaccagacatctccaACTACGTCTGGACGAATCGCGGGTTCCAATTGGCCCCAGTGTCCGCTTCAAAACAACACAAGTTATTCAACGTACCAGACTCTACGTCGACCTTTAAAAAGATGCTCGAACCTCCTCTTCTCAGCGATAAATTCTACACATCACCAGCCCACAAACATGACGGAGACAAATACACTAAAAAACAACCAACTAGACGTCCTGGGAACCCAGCCGTCCCTCTACAAACTCTACACACAAATATGTTCAATTTACCCTCTTCCAGACTCGA
This window contains:
- a CDS encoding MFS transporter (similar to Coccidioides immitis RS XP_001246588.1), giving the protein MTPPGRQVTYESAASTNNPPEKQAYPHSKWSFGVLNDKSTIEVPGSVLLLAADRNEPLGLRNIHARTSHSSIPTGFPVDSDRQSIRRQTQPEKKKTEDGTIILDPQPDESANDPLNWPGWKRDSALLSLGFYCMIGGGIGSIMAAGFTNIAHDYAVNVETVSLVVGLYMMGLGIGAVLASPTAILFGKRPIYLASAIIFILTCIWAGLSPSFPSLLAARIVQGMSLSPVECLPSATIAEIFFLHERAYRIGIYTLLLLGGKNLIPLISAAIIGRFGWRWVFFIVAIVTCFSFILLFLFVPETFWDRTPTRSPTKRPSFLRRLSSRRSVSSQRPVPVANLPKLPNKEEDTQGADSPQVLNSSSQQPGVPPGQLGDSLAPPISENMQPTNVIPTEDRDQLQTSNQNKSIEKAQDVNETSNIDPERAEPLPVLAPVTKAYTHELRQRPAIPFRQQLRPYHGRLNNDKWLKVMVRPFILFAYPAVLWSAAVYACSIGWLMVISEIMAIIYRDPTSYNFTPLQTGLVYIAPFVGGILGTAVAGKVSDIVVRAMSSRNGGLYEPEFRLVMAIPIALATCMGLMGFGWSAEQKDHWIVPTVFFGVLSFGCSLGSTTSITFCVDSYRQYAGEALVTLNFSKNIFHGLVFSLFVSSWMVKDGPRKVFMWLGIIQLILQLTTIPLFIFGKRARLWTVRKNFMEKF